The segment TCCTCCCCTTTCTCTGACTGCCAGGTTCCGCTGATATATCCGGACTCCTGGTGGGAATAAGACGGCTTTTCTGAATCGGAAAGTTTCTGATCCGTCTGATTGTTAGGCTCCAGCACTTCCTCCTCCCCATAGCCGTCCTGGTTTTCCCCGACAGTGGCAATCCGTGAGGTGGCAATTTTATCTCTGGCTGTCACGGCTCCGTCTGCATCCCTGGCTGTCTCCACCGGCCATACCAGCACACGGTCTGCCACATGCACTCCCTCATCGCTGAATTTGGGCTCCAGCACATAGGCCATCCCTGTGTAGGGATCTACCCTTGCATCACGGTTTCCGTCCCGATCCAGGTGGTACACTGCAGTTCCCTCTCCCATCTTCCATTCACGGTTGGCGGTCACAAATTGAAGGGACGCGAAATCTCCCTTCAGGATCTTGCTGACGGTATCATAGGAGAGCTTCGTCAGATCTCCTCCCACAAGCTCCAGATAAGGCTGTCCGCCTTTAAAGGCATAGAGGGAAAGCTCATTATTCGCTTTTCCCTGGCTTGTCTGGTCTGCCTGGAGCTGAGATACGGATACTTTCTGATGGTTTTTATCCCATCCATACAGCACCCTCCTTCCATGGAGCTGCTCTGTCCAGGTTAAGGACAGGCCGTCTAGAGGGTAGTACAGAATCTCTGTATCCGGCCGCTCCACGGTCCCTTCCTTCCAGACATAGCCTTTTTCCGCAACAGGGTTTCCCTCTTCATCGAGCCCCGTAACATAGTCGGTCAGAATCGGTTCTCCGTTCTCATCTTCCTCCCTTACAAGTTCCGTCTTTTCTCCGGCAAAGCCCTGCTTAACCGTCATGTTTATTACGCTGTTTGACAGATTCCGCTCAACGGAAAGTCCCTCAAAAGCCAGATCCTCACTGTCTCCGGAAGGAATCAGTTCTATGGCATCAAATAAGGTCAGCCTTGCCCCGGCCACATAGGGGTTTTCATCGTCATCTGTTTCGCGTCTTTTCGTCACATAGCCATAGCCTGCGAAATGGCTGCCGTCGTAGACAATCTCCACCTGCTCGCCGGCTTCCCTGAGGGCTGCCAGGCGTTCCAGGGTCCCCTTGGGATAGGCATAGCCCAAATATATTCCATTGTCATCATAGGCGTATTGGAGCGCCGGGTTTCCTCCTATTTCTGTCAGGCCTCCCTCGATCCGCTCCCCAATCCGGAATGTAACGGTTCCCCTGGGCTTCAGCTTCTCCACCTGAAGCTTAATGGGAATGTTCTCCACATAAACGTGAGCAATATCCGCCAGGTTCCGGGGAGTGTTTCCATTTCCGCTTCCTCCCTCCGTCCTTTCCTCATAGATGGCAGCGCGGACACGCTGCTCCTGTTTCCCCTCCTTATAGTACGTGACCTTGTCGGAGTATATCTCTATGGCAACAGGCGCCGTGCGCACATATCCTCTGGGCGGCACCTCCGCCAGTACGTAGGTTCCGGCTCCCAGAGGCTGCGGAGTGGTGAGATAACCGACAGTCTGAAGACGGTATTCGTCTGGCGCCTGGTTCGTATCCTCCTGTTTCATGGACACATCGCTCACAGTAGAAAAGGCCTTAAACTGTCCCACCAAATTTCCCTGAGAATCAGACAGGACAATCTGGTCCTGCTCTTTGCAGACAGGGGTTCCGGCCTTTACAGTGCCGGAATACAGAGTTCCCGGTCCGGCCTCCTCACTGTCTGATGAGGGTTTGTCTGTCTTTTTTCTGTGAAGCGGCTGGATGCCGGAAGCTCCCATAGCTTTTAGAAACTCCTCGCTTCCCGTCAGAACCGTATCCTCCTCGTAAAACTTCACCTCCCCTGTTTTTTTATCCCGGGACGCTTTGTAAATCATAAACAGAGCCCCGTCGTGAAGCAGATTTTCATGGGTTTCACTGTCCAGTTTATCAATCCTCAGTCTGGCAGAGTAGAAAGTATTCCGGAATTTCCCGTCAGCATATCCTTTGAAGGAAACAGGGTCATAGGCTCCTTCCGGTTCCGGCTCCAGCACAGAGTAGGGAACCAGCATGGGAGCATACAGACCGTCGTAGGCTGTCTGCACACCCTGCATGGCCCGGGCGCTACGGTAGACAGCCCCTGCCCCGTTTTCTTCCGTGCTCCCGGCCTCATGCTCAAACCGGATGCTGCCAGCTTTTCCGGCCTGCTCTGAGATGGAGCCGTAGCTGTATCGGGCTTCTATTGCATCATCTTCATACGGTTTTCCATTCTCTGCCGTCTGACCTTTATTTCCGTCGTCTGCAAAATAGTGGCTGTTTTCATTGGCCCCCTCCTCTTTTGTCAGATTTCTCCCTCCTGCTTTATGAACCGGATGATAGTAGTCCTTCAGGGGATCGTATTCCTCCTGGGTGATGGAAAAGCCTTTATACTCATAACTTTCTCCGCCATAGGAAATCGCTCCTGTCAGCTTATCCGGCTCCAAACCATACTTATACACCTCGAAATCCCCATCGTGGCTGTGGGCGTGGATTACATACTCCCTCTGGTCGGAAGCGTTCTTATCCCACTCCTCCCCAAACCGGATCAGATAATTTTCTTCAGCAGCCTGAGCGTCCAGAGACTGATCCGCATCATACCGGTATGCATGGCTTAGTTCAGCCGCCGGTTCATGGCTGGTTCCCGGCTCATAGACACTGGGGACCTGGATCTCCTTTGGCCCATCCATCTGGTAGTGTTTATTTGCCAGTTCTTTCGTCGGCTGCTGCTCCGCGATCACATAAGTCCCGTAGGGAAGATAGGCGGACAGGCCATAGCAGTATTCTGCTCCATTCCCCTCTGCCTCCCTGTCTGCGCATACTGTTGTGGGATCTTTGTCCTCCCCTCCGCCTTCCTCTCCGTCCCAGCAAACAGCGTACAGCTCATCCAGATCATACAGGAAGAAGGGTTTAAGGTAGTCGTATGCTTTAGAAAGGGCTGCGTTCAGGGCTTCGTCATAGAGCATTTCTGAAGAAAGGTTTTCTGCTTCTTCCTTCTTTGCTTCATCCTCCTCTTCCCCGTTGTCCTTTAACAGCTTTGCCGCTTCATCGTCCAGATACCAGGTAATGGCAAACTGACGCACCATGTCAGAGGCTCTGGCGTTATTTTCTGCATACTCTGTCCGTTTTGCTGCATTTCCAAGAGGCTTCCATGAGGTGTAGGTCTGATGCTTCTCATCCCATTTGTCCGTATTGGCCACCCGGACAGCGTCAAAGAACTTGTCATAGTTGTAGACCTGGATGGTCACCGGCTCCTTCCCGCTCTTTTCCTGCCGTTCCTCTGTCTCCAGAAGCCGGGTATACCCTTTGTTGGCTTCTCTGCGGATCTGAGGAGTTTTCCCGGTGTTGATATTTTGGCCCCGGTAGCTGTAAAGGGAAGCATTGACCAGAACACCGATGCCTCCCGGGGCAATAGAAGTATCAAAGGGAATTCTCCGGGCCGCGTTTTGATCTGCCGTTTCCGGATCCTGATAGGAGGAGAGAATATTGTTTCCGCTGATGCTGGTCAGGGTGGAGGCGGTGTCGTGAAGAGCCTTTGTAAACAGCTTCGGCACGTTGATTTTTATAGGGTTCTGCCCGTTTTTCCCATTTTCCCGCCGCCTGTTTTCTGATTCCTGAAGCAGAGTTTCCGGGTATGCAAAGTCAAGCAGTTCCTCATAGGAAATCTCATTTCCATTCCGATCCATCCACACAACCGTTCCGTCCTCTGCCCGGTAAAGCCGCTCCAGGTTACTCTTCAGATATGCCTTGAAGCGGAAATTTTTCTCCCTGGCAGTTTCTGGATAGTCATAGGTATTGTTCCCATAGCTTCCGTCCCGATTGGTGTGGATATCCTTCACCACTTTGATGCGCTGGCGGATGGGGCGTTCATAGACCTGGGCCGGGAGACTTCTTGTCCCTCCGTCCGCATATATCTGCTTCTGCCCAGGATATGTCAGGGAGACTGGAATCGTATATGCATCCTCCCCTGTCAGTTTCTGGTTTCGGCAGTCCAGATATGCCTTGGCTCTGGCCTTCTTTGCATGGATATAGTAGCTGGCGCTGCCCATAGGAGAACCCGCCGAAAAACCGCCCATCAGCTCATGGTTTAGCTTCTTTGCATCCTCCTCTGAGAGAATCACCTGTGTTTCCTTCAGTACTGCCTTGAAGGAGATGGTCTGATCTATTCCGTCATTGGTATGGGACACTCCAAAGGCGTCGGTATAGGCCGCCTCCACCGGAATGATATACGTTCCATCCTCACGGCGCTCAGACGGAATCTTCTGCCATTTCACCTCTTCTGCTTCCTGGATTTCTGTTTTCATAATCTCCCGGTACTCGCAGGCCTGGATCAGGTTTCCATTAGGATCCCTCACCAGCTCCCCGGTCTTATAATAGACATTTTCCTGCCTCGTCCTTGACCTAAGATTCCCCTCTGCGTCAGCGACCGCATCTGTCACCAGGGTAGCCGATGCCAGAACGGAAGAACCTGCAGCCTGCTCTGAGTAATCCTCATAAGTTCCAAAGGCCCCATAATCCGGATTGTTGGAATAGACTGCATAGATCCGGCGGGGCGGCCTGGAAGTGTCTGCCGGCAGATAATCCACAGCGCGGCAGATGATACTGTCTGTTACGGCGTCGCTTCCCAGCACCATAAAGTGATCCGGATTTCCGTCCACACTGGCATAGACGGTAAACCGGTAGTGTTCCCTGTCCTCCTCCACAGCGTCAATTCCTCCGTAGCTGTAGTACGGATGGCTGTCGTAATAGTCTAGCACCGAGAGAATGGCATCCCCCACAGTCAGAGCAGTTCCGTCCTCCTTCGTCTTTTCTATCAGAAGCGTCTGTACCGGCGAACCGTAAACTGTATAGGCCGCAGGGTTTCCCGGCTCCACGCCGGACAGACCGAAGCTGTCAGTCTCTCCCTCTCTGACACCCCTGTCAAACACACCCTCCCGGATACTGGAGTAGCCGTACCTGCCTCCTTTAAGCCGGCTCCGGGGTGTGGACTTCCCGTTCCTTCTGAGAGCCTTTTCCACCTTCCCCTTAACGAACGGAAGAGCGGCTGTTTTAAAAGGTTTTGCCAACTCTGCCTGGATCTCTTCCTCTGTCATGCCCTCCTCTGCCTGACGGATGGCTTCGTCTGCCGCCCCTTCCTCCAGCCTCCGCACAGAAACCTGGCGGATGTCATGGGCTTCGACGTTCATTGGAACCTCCCTTGTCATAAGGCTTCCGTCCTCATTATATTTCAGATACTGGTAATCGTGCTCAGCAGTCAGGTACCTGGGGGTTCCATCTGGATTCGTTAAGAGTATCTTCTCATAGTCTCCGGTTCCCACCGTAACCTCCACCTGCTTTGTGCCAATCTCTTTCCTGTATATCTGAACCCCTTCCGGGAGATTAGACAGGAGCAGGTCATACCTCTGATTTTCTGTATCTCTGGAGCGGGCAGAGAAATACAGCTCGTTTGGCCCGGCTCCTTCCCCGTCCCCGGAGGTCTGCTCCTCTGCATACATTGGCTCAGAAATCACCGCCCAGCCTTTCCCTCCCTCCGGCGCCTCTGCTCTCAGATCCTGCCCCCGGTTCGTCAGATTATGGCTCTTATTTCCCACAGACAGCTCATAGCCCTCAGAACGGGACAGCTCTTTAATATAGTAGTCTCCCAGAAGAAGGGGACGGCCGATCCAGCAATTCCCGTTTTTTGTCTCATTGTCCCGGTATACGCGCTCATAGACTCCATCTTCTCTGTAGTCATCGCAGGATATATCGGCCACGTACAGGTTTTCCGGTGCCTCATTGGCCCATCCGTCCGAAGTCTCCGCGATCCTTCCTGTTTCATAATCGTAAGTGCGGCCCGGTGCCTCCGTATTGACCAGAAAAGAGGCATCGCCATTTCGATCCGTGGCTGCCACAGCCACCAGGTTATTAGCCCTGTAGACGGTTCCCGTCTTTCCGTCCGGATGAACGATATCCTCTGCTGCAAACAGACCGTATATGGCTCCTTCCAGTGTGGTGTCTCCCTGGGTCTCGCCATAGGCGTCAAAAGCCTCAGACTCTCCGGCGGCCAGATCCAGGTCTTTTTTGTTGATGTGAAATTCTGCCTCCGTCCGGTGGTCGTAAATCCGCCAGGCATTGCCCTCTCCGTCCTTATCGCTGCAGTGACTGTAGTTGTCATCCGGCCCCGGCTCCGCCTGGGAACCTATGCTGTCTGAGGTCAGAGCCTCCTCATAGGCAGACGGGAAGAGGCTGACGCCCTCCCTTCCTGTTTCCCCCTCTTCTCTGTCAAGAGGAGACCGGAAGGCAGAGTTGTGCCTGCTCCACCGGAAAACTGCATTCGATGTGGTTGCCGGGTATGTACGCTTTTTCTGTCTTATCTCTTTTTTATCCCCGTCTTCCGATTCTGACCGGTCTGTGCAATCTGCCCCGGACGGTGTCGCCAGACGGAAACCTGCCTGAACGAGAAGCGGAGGGCGGGAGGAAATCTCCGCTTTGGAATTTTCCTCTGTTTCCTTTTCAGGCTCCTCTGACTTCTCTTCCTCTGTTTCCGGCTCTGCCGAATCCTCCTGTTTCTCCTGTTCAGAATAGCCGTTCTCCTGTTCTCCCTTTTCCTCTTCTGCCTCTTCAGACAGCTGTCCTTCTGCTTCTGCTTCTGATTTTTCCTTTTCAGGCGTCTGTTCTTTTGTTTCTTCCTCCTCTTCCATTTCTTCTGTCTCCTCCTGCTCGTCTTCCTCTGAAAAGAAATAGGAAAGGATCTCCTGGCTGATTTCTTTGATTTTCTGGAATAAAACGGGCTGCTCTTCGGTTTCCCCGCCAGTCTCTTCCCCGCCTGTATTTACTGACTGCCCTTTCTGCTGCCCCTTCACCGCTTTTTCCGGCAGGGCAGCACTGCCGCGGGCAGACTCAGACTCCAGCGCTTCATGATCGCTGTATTCCCCGGAAAAAGACGCATTGGCTCCATTTTCCGAAGCGTCCGTTGTAATAATCTCAATGGGCAGATCATCTGAGTGAATGTCATGGCGAATATAGCCGTCCTTTGCCTGGAACTCAGTCAGTGCATAGCTGTATTTCAGAGAAATAAACTTCTCATAGGTATCCAGCATGTCCTGATAGCAGCCGGATTTCTCATAGGCCGTATCCGCAGACGGCTCCTCTGAAGAGCCGCCGTCCGGTGTGGTTCCCTCCTCTCCTCCGGAACCTGCAATATTCTCGATTTCCTCCCGGCTGACTTCCTCTGTAAGCCAGTGGAAATGAACTCCCTCGAAATCGCCTCCTGCCTTTTCCTCACAGTCGGCCACGGTGTCAAGCCACTTTTTCGCCGCAGCCTGGTTGGCGGCCTTCGCTGCAGCAATGGCCTCTGAATTAAGTGTTTCCCCTGATTCCTCATCTTCCTCCGGCTCCGGCACCGCCGCAAATGAAGGAGCCGGGTGTCCGTCGCAGAAGGTCTTGTCATAGTGATAGCCGTGGGTGACTGTCTTTGCCGCATAACCGTCCTCCCCGGTTACAATGGTTCCAATCTGCCGGAATCCATCCCAGA is part of the Clostridium sp. M62/1 genome and harbors:
- a CDS encoding SpaA isopeptide-forming pilin-related protein — protein: MGTFHLDFFRGKNKKTISLLLSAVLALMVFLPYLPPLQLEAAENDNLVTLTTAHGDFGGDHRLYCIDKGGLAIWGIADDGDQYQKHSVSSMRISLSEKEQEYIFWGILTLQASLGIPEAASAVKNINAEALKQGKEGISNLITEEDLKALIYRSDVRAKYPWLDTAAANTEDYLKMAGLIGGGRGTTQSGKKIPDVIAGSTSESSAYQISRSDFTIHFDESGADADFIASVPIQFSSDSGATFTDVPPDGWTYSKTDTGITFYNPNPRPPKVLIKFAVSGTDYAATGGGYASERELFEHCLQLWECVRCSGTHTGGTPAVSPTEIHQRMVWLDLDMPQTEFYAVLGSDPVPSQGGADLTFNVFRHAEDFTSTYNVQMYKYDHETGKPLEGARFVLYERFDDLGKIDREKDGPVHIYEGGEPYASFHMDDPVIWDGFRQIGTIVTGEDGYAAKTVTHGYHYDKTFCDGHPAPSFAAVPEPEEDEESGETLNSEAIAAAKAANQAAAKKWLDTVADCEEKAGGDFEGVHFHWLTEEVSREEIENIAGSGGEEGTTPDGGSSEEPSADTAYEKSGCYQDMLDTYEKFISLKYSYALTEFQAKDGYIRHDIHSDDLPIEIITTDASENGANASFSGEYSDHEALESESARGSAALPEKAVKGQQKGQSVNTGGEETGGETEEQPVLFQKIKEISQEILSYFFSEEDEQEETEEMEEEEETKEQTPEKEKSEAEAEGQLSEEAEEEKGEQENGYSEQEKQEDSAEPETEEEKSEEPEKETEENSKAEISSRPPLLVQAGFRLATPSGADCTDRSESEDGDKKEIRQKKRTYPATTSNAVFRWSRHNSAFRSPLDREEGETGREGVSLFPSAYEEALTSDSIGSQAEPGPDDNYSHCSDKDGEGNAWRIYDHRTEAEFHINKKDLDLAAGESEAFDAYGETQGDTTLEGAIYGLFAAEDIVHPDGKTGTVYRANNLVAVAATDRNGDASFLVNTEAPGRTYDYETGRIAETSDGWANEAPENLYVADISCDDYREDGVYERVYRDNETKNGNCWIGRPLLLGDYYIKELSRSEGYELSVGNKSHNLTNRGQDLRAEAPEGGKGWAVISEPMYAEEQTSGDGEGAGPNELYFSARSRDTENQRYDLLLSNLPEGVQIYRKEIGTKQVEVTVGTGDYEKILLTNPDGTPRYLTAEHDYQYLKYNEDGSLMTREVPMNVEAHDIRQVSVRRLEEGAADEAIRQAEEGMTEEEIQAELAKPFKTAALPFVKGKVEKALRRNGKSTPRSRLKGGRYGYSSIREGVFDRGVREGETDSFGLSGVEPGNPAAYTVYGSPVQTLLIEKTKEDGTALTVGDAILSVLDYYDSHPYYSYGGIDAVEEDREHYRFTVYASVDGNPDHFMVLGSDAVTDSIICRAVDYLPADTSRPPRRIYAVYSNNPDYGAFGTYEDYSEQAAGSSVLASATLVTDAVADAEGNLRSRTRQENVYYKTGELVRDPNGNLIQACEYREIMKTEIQEAEEVKWQKIPSERREDGTYIIPVEAAYTDAFGVSHTNDGIDQTISFKAVLKETQVILSEEDAKKLNHELMGGFSAGSPMGSASYYIHAKKARAKAYLDCRNQKLTGEDAYTIPVSLTYPGQKQIYADGGTRSLPAQVYERPIRQRIKVVKDIHTNRDGSYGNNTYDYPETAREKNFRFKAYLKSNLERLYRAEDGTVVWMDRNGNEISYEELLDFAYPETLLQESENRRRENGKNGQNPIKINVPKLFTKALHDTASTLTSISGNNILSSYQDPETADQNAARRIPFDTSIAPGGIGVLVNASLYSYRGQNINTGKTPQIRREANKGYTRLLETEERQEKSGKEPVTIQVYNYDKFFDAVRVANTDKWDEKHQTYTSWKPLGNAAKRTEYAENNARASDMVRQFAITWYLDDEAAKLLKDNGEEEDEAKKEEAENLSSEMLYDEALNAALSKAYDYLKPFFLYDLDELYAVCWDGEEGGGEDKDPTTVCADREAEGNGAEYCYGLSAYLPYGTYVIAEQQPTKELANKHYQMDGPKEIQVPSVYEPGTSHEPAAELSHAYRYDADQSLDAQAAEENYLIRFGEEWDKNASDQREYVIHAHSHDGDFEVYKYGLEPDKLTGAISYGGESYEYKGFSITQEEYDPLKDYYHPVHKAGGRNLTKEEGANENSHYFADDGNKGQTAENGKPYEDDAIEARYSYGSISEQAGKAGSIRFEHEAGSTEENGAGAVYRSARAMQGVQTAYDGLYAPMLVPYSVLEPEPEGAYDPVSFKGYADGKFRNTFYSARLRIDKLDSETHENLLHDGALFMIYKASRDKKTGEVKFYEEDTVLTGSEEFLKAMGASGIQPLHRKKTDKPSSDSEEAGPGTLYSGTVKAGTPVCKEQDQIVLSDSQGNLVGQFKAFSTVSDVSMKQEDTNQAPDEYRLQTVGYLTTPQPLGAGTYVLAEVPPRGYVRTAPVAIEIYSDKVTYYKEGKQEQRVRAAIYEERTEGGSGNGNTPRNLADIAHVYVENIPIKLQVEKLKPRGTVTFRIGERIEGGLTEIGGNPALQYAYDDNGIYLGYAYPKGTLERLAALREAGEQVEIVYDGSHFAGYGYVTKRRETDDDENPYVAGARLTLFDAIELIPSGDSEDLAFEGLSVERNLSNSVINMTVKQGFAGEKTELVREEDENGEPILTDYVTGLDEEGNPVAEKGYVWKEGTVERPDTEILYYPLDGLSLTWTEQLHGRRVLYGWDKNHQKVSVSQLQADQTSQGKANNELSLYAFKGGQPYLELVGGDLTKLSYDTVSKILKGDFASLQFVTANREWKMGEGTAVYHLDRDGNRDARVDPYTGMAYVLEPKFSDEGVHVADRVLVWPVETARDADGAVTARDKIATSRIATVGENQDGYGEEEVLEPNNQTDQKLSDSEKPSYSHQESGYISGTWQSEKGEESHREETVRQNQFGQNMNQEVLADINNGTFLNYMSPVYDEHGLVLYYQRSNETYDKGSELYDRNGDFVRYKNSDNLEEYNDGAYALDDHEVLYDGDAGKEHQTQDRLYHRRGENYILENTWLTSDKTPNDPFSTEELAGQADVIKRLPAGTYILEEISAPEGEGYTKSFPQGVTVEEDARMKNIQVYDDTTKGYFEKIDGVESGRETAANYTNRQLPGAGIALYPARYVADPASPEGYRLEKTSDTPYRLETTNSRAGAEEYQEMAWTTEETPFYVEGLPAGWYILEELTAPPGFLKAAPMNIQVDSTGEIQNFRLYNDHTKVAFRKYTKQEGEKPILPGAEFTLYEAKTDEEGQVIYDENGLPRYKEERPVESWISDDAADYTESIDLRNYPNLGDMKGKTGFTLDFEAMYEEYGIHGTGFTWYAERTAVRDSRDSKVWRLQDGSRVLIGTDGETGEETVTFPPQMKKEDREGFKAAYAAMLGKKRTLKWAVPRTAAVTDAAVWDASLAGGASAEYPDVAKVTLTVQETGKTVLADVRYNGSGFEYSYKFDYHQLPQINSYTNAWLTGDGSRRIDYLPAGAAYVLVETKAPEGFAAMDPLLVTVGEEKELQLHEILNERKALALSKASSATGKELPGAELALYRADEAGELSQTEEYLVASWITGTDGVYTETDRINGRILEGFEEGDLKPHFLYDLPDGTYYLSEIKAPDYYRTAEPLKFEYTGTQNEAVQIERMIDEPFTGELLIHKTDEKGGSLSGVVFELSACEKNGTLVAGFPKKISDINGTVHVEGLPTGRINPEDGSVEPYTYRLKELVPPEGFAVNPQIHSFQFDETEGEPAETIIHEMEVENEATRIYLEKKELSDLGDAGTDGAFVEGARMAVYRVSELDEEGGYTWAEEDLAEEWTTAKTEGRHLLEGLTAGRAYVLVEREAPEGYTLMRPVFFTVKRDGRGIDSISNNLSAISVHYREENGDPSCADSNSIDSITFKGRTIVKAETAILNEKGEELLRFVETGEEHVFHREDGLRENGLYTFEEHTIYSDGSDVITKRSTRRVHFDKDGVFRYAGRAAAGLALLLTDNEGAAITEFQPEEGALETTVTNRVNPENPKAVIRSRTGQEGEPLERGQAVISTIHWYNPKHTPQDLTIRVTVKEGMEVIDPFDGTLERDREAEKEETVVWTVSQAAPLSQGSVSFASELTKEAEAAALSVTVENSNKESFSSEKRVPVRQENRLTVYSELTGSGKEQHKGETSRFTIRLWNRNGDELAGTYAYTGSCDGTMRSGDTIELSENEFITIDPVLTGCTYEVSREENGMESEAHQLKGRISEEGAAAWFTREVEDPTERAVFVRGNTYYLTETTFFSDNTEEISGRLSFTIDAHAGISIIGGYDKETKTIVEKADLLTGEPVVGARLQLYELPELPDGEETLTAEWTTGEETFSVSGLKPGRSYRLKEAAAPDGYGYASDITFTVNEDGAAEEIRMEDRPTHLIVSKQDITNGEELPGAHLQLLDSEGKVTDEWVSGETPHEIRGKLRADETYTLRETIPADGFVIADDIAFTVNHDGSINYVEMKDDTTKVRIYKNRYVETEEDKRPGTPSNAFMETPSDTVHAEEAGAVAVKGAVLQILNEDKTPALYQGKEMIFTTGETFTLLEKQLTAGNTYWLHEIKPAPGYGFSEDVKFTVSTDGRTDVVVMEDRQTKAVLSKKAITGEEELSGCKMQLVDEKGIIIDQWISRETSHEITGILEAGHTYRLIEIKPAPGYAYAEEAVFTVNRDGTVNQVEMRDDVTKVEILKLDAGTGKPLAGARFEILDQNGKVREAWTSTGEPHRIYGKLTAGEHYILREISAPAGYRSMEDTEFTVNDYADVLTIVVENMKKGGGGETDYTVRLKKVDEDGKPLPGAGFTVKDQNGRLLTLEEEQGGTVFKLTLKTPQTITVEEAHAPDGYEKLDGSYQIRIPRSGDAEILNGDLAFYQDTENSYVFFVVNKKAPEVPETTKQPELKGKITAEYDESLYGEGSIKKQKDRLEIPFTKTGDTFPVELAAGIFVVSAAGLLGLWMAGRRKKKKGGGKK